One stretch of Flavobacterium sp. 9 DNA includes these proteins:
- a CDS encoding 2,3,4,5-tetrahydropyridine-2,6-dicarboxylate N-succinyltransferase: protein MNSLQTIIEQAWENRALLQETTTTDAIREVIELVDAGKLRCAEPVGDKWQVNEWVKKAVVMYFPIQKMETWESGIFEYHDKMLLKRGYAEKGIRVVPNAVARYGAYISSGVILMPSYVNIGAYVDEGTMVDTWATVGSCAQIGKNVHLSGGVGIGGVLEPLQAAPVIIEDGAFIGSRCIVVEGVHVGKEAVLGANVCLTASTKIIDVTGDEPVEMKGFVPARSVVIPGSYTKKFAAGEFQVPCALIIGTRKPSTDLKTSLNNALREYDVAV from the coding sequence ATGAATTCTTTACAAACTATAATTGAACAAGCTTGGGAAAACAGAGCTTTATTACAAGAAACTACTACAACTGATGCTATTAGAGAAGTTATCGAATTGGTTGATGCTGGAAAATTACGTTGTGCTGAACCAGTTGGAGACAAATGGCAAGTAAACGAATGGGTTAAGAAAGCAGTTGTAATGTATTTCCCAATTCAAAAAATGGAAACATGGGAATCTGGTATTTTCGAATATCACGACAAAATGTTGCTAAAAAGAGGTTATGCTGAAAAAGGAATTCGTGTAGTACCAAATGCTGTTGCACGTTACGGAGCTTATATTTCAAGTGGTGTTATTTTGATGCCAAGTTATGTAAATATTGGTGCTTATGTAGACGAAGGAACAATGGTTGATACTTGGGCTACTGTTGGTAGTTGTGCTCAAATTGGTAAAAATGTTCACTTAAGCGGTGGTGTTGGTATTGGTGGAGTTTTAGAACCATTGCAAGCTGCTCCGGTAATTATTGAAGACGGTGCTTTTATTGGTTCTCGTTGTATTGTTGTCGAAGGAGTTCATGTTGGTAAAGAAGCTGTTCTTGGTGCTAACGTTTGTTTGACTGCTTCAACAAAAATCATCGATGTAACTGGTGATGAGCCTGTTGAAATGAAAGGTTTTGTTCCTGCTCGTTCAGTTGTAATTCCTGGAAGTTATACTAAAAAATTCGCTGCTGGTGAATTTCAGGTTCCATGTGCTTTAATTATTGGTACACGTAAACCATCTACAGATTTAAAAACATCATTAAATAATGCGCTTCGTGAATATGACGTTGCGGTTTAA